The nucleotide sequence AGGAGTATTGTTTACAGCCTTCTTCTTTGGCCTGACATTTGAGGGGCTTGGAAGAAAAATTACAGCGCGTATACAAAGAAGATACGGACCACCTTGGTATCAGAACTTTATAGACGTCTTCAAAACTTTGACAAAGCACGGATGGACTCATGGCTGGATATTTGACTTCGGCGTGCTTATGGCTCTCGGTGGAGTCATTGCAACGCTCTCATTTGTTCCACTTGGAAACTTAGTTGCGTTCCCTGGATTGGATAATTTCTTCGTCATAGCTTACTTATTCACAGTCGGTGCACTCGGTATGGCGATGGGAATGGTTGGTACTGGCAACCCGTGGGCGTCCATAGGTGTGGCAAGAGCGCTAACACTCATGCTCGGTTACGAAGTGCCATATCTTATAGTTATCACAACACTTATGTACTTCTACAAAACTGGAAACATATCAAACATCGTAGCAGCTCAGAATGGTACATGGAATCTCTTCAAATTCCCGATAGGTGCACTTGTGGCGTTCATATCGCTCCAAGGTATGCTCGGCAAAGAACCGTTCGAAGCACCGATAGCACCAGCTGAAATCGCATCCGGTCCTATGGTTGAGCTCTCAGCAAAATACATGGGATTGCTGATGCTCATGAATACATTCATGGAATTCGTCGAGATAAGCTTGTTCGTAGACTTCTTCCTTGGCGGCGGAAATTACATAGAATTCTTG is from Fervidobacterium gondwanense DSM 13020 and encodes:
- a CDS encoding respiratory chain complex I subunit 1 family protein, producing the protein MAMTIARVAGVLFTAFFFGLTFEGLGRKITARIQRRYGPPWYQNFIDVFKTLTKHGWTHGWIFDFGVLMALGGVIATLSFVPLGNLVAFPGLDNFFVIAYLFTVGALGMAMGMVGTGNPWASIGVARALTLMLGYEVPYLIVITTLMYFYKTGNISNIVAAQNGTWNLFKFPIGALVAFISLQGMLGKEPFEAPIAPAEIASGPMVELSAKYMGLLMLMNTFMEFVEISLFVDFFLGGGNYIEFLLKYFVVWALAVMISTVLPRFRIEQAVAFYWTVPILLAFLQVFLVVNGWVF